The Fortiea contorta PCC 7126 genome has a segment encoding these proteins:
- a CDS encoding fasciclin domain-containing protein, producing the protein MSITLHKLEFVPMNSQASINFLGKKAAIAIASASLLVSIPTFVQAQPTSAPTAKPTSTAKPAPSATKAPGTIVEVASANSSFKTLVTAVKAAGLVETLSGKGPFTVFAPTDAAFAKLPKGTIEKLLKPANKATLQKILTYHVVPGAVDSKSIKSGDVKTVEGSSVKVTVKKPNITVGNAKVTSADIKASNGLIHVIDTVLLPPGLKL; encoded by the coding sequence TTGAGCATAACTTTACATAAATTAGAGTTTGTTCCCATGAATAGCCAAGCATCTATCAACTTTCTTGGTAAAAAAGCCGCGATCGCCATTGCTTCTGCTAGTCTTTTAGTGTCCATCCCCACCTTCGTACAAGCTCAACCTACCTCCGCACCCACTGCTAAACCTACTTCAACAGCTAAACCTGCACCATCAGCAACTAAAGCACCCGGTACAATTGTTGAAGTTGCTAGCGCTAATTCTTCCTTCAAGACCCTAGTGACAGCAGTAAAAGCCGCAGGGTTAGTGGAAACTTTATCTGGTAAAGGCCCATTCACCGTATTTGCACCCACAGATGCAGCATTTGCTAAATTACCAAAAGGAACCATCGAAAAACTACTCAAGCCTGCAAACAAAGCCACTCTGCAAAAAATTCTCACATATCATGTAGTTCCTGGTGCAGTTGATTCTAAATCCATCAAATCTGGTGACGTCAAGACAGTTGAAGGTAGTTCAGTTAAAGTCACAGTCAAAAAGCCTAACATCACCGTTGGTAACGCCAAAGTTACCTCAGCAGATATCAAAGCCAGCAATGGTTTGATTCATGTTATTGATACAGTCTTACTTCCTCCTGGCTTGAAACTGTAG
- a CDS encoding zinc-dependent metalloprotease, protein MKHWMINLVISTILLCNFFLMADAATAANFAVQSLDTLPAVETLAIAENYSPEKKAEDWWQLLEIVNGTDKKERLFKLYYSQDSGNIYWEIKPEQLNKNFLATVTLESGIGESGIYSGLPLADFLFYFRQVKNNLHFVARNVKFRADYGTPEQRSLDRSFSDSVLYSLPIENIDSHSKNILVNLDYLLMQDFPGLTALLKYSLQADYHLEQSKSYFNSVNSFPDNLEIDTVYGFTAPEGANLVTLADSRALSLKVHYSFSQLPEGNGYIPRLADDRVGYFITTFQNLSQNQTAEPFVRYINRWHLEPSDPNAPLSSPKKPIVFWIENAVPFEYRDAIREGVLMWNQAFAKAGFENALEVRQMPDDADWHPADVRYNTIRWFNSLDAGFAIGPTRVNPLTGEILDADVLVDANMVRSIQRGYRTYVASKVSKPGFEQKFENSGIASTSDCIHGDVSGAINSRLSTLPKDSELCYGMESANQAAIGALGLSLLQNTTPDDEAMKAYVHQYLRSLIAHEVGHTLGLRHNFHGSTMLTPQELNNQKITHAKGLTGSIMDYLPVNIAPQGVEQGEYFPSVIGPYDEWAIEYGYKRNPQAGIAEIIPEAEKSFLEQIALASPQPELSYATDEDIWDINPLANIWDMSSDVLVYSQWQMDNARVMWQRLDKAYLAPGESYSNLRVLFNRVLQYYFRNAALVSKYIGGQSFRRLHGGDDTSWAFVPVPLAKQRQALINLQEYVFDEGAFNFPPQLLNQLAPSRWQHWGSPILNTRLDYPIHDRILKFQSTILRSLLDSDRLNRLQDLELKTAPGQALSIPELFDTLQTGIWREVLAPGEPKPISSIRRSLQREHLNILLEMVLGNHDVAPDGQTIAWYELRQLQIAIEMRLKQLGKNLDTYTLAHLQIAGDRITKALNAQLVSK, encoded by the coding sequence ATGAAACACTGGATGATCAACTTAGTTATTTCTACAATTTTATTGTGTAACTTTTTTTTGATGGCAGATGCAGCCACCGCCGCAAATTTTGCTGTACAATCATTAGATACTCTGCCAGCAGTTGAGACATTGGCAATAGCCGAAAACTATTCTCCAGAAAAGAAAGCAGAAGATTGGTGGCAATTGCTGGAGATAGTCAACGGGACAGATAAAAAAGAAAGACTATTTAAACTTTATTACAGTCAAGATTCGGGTAATATTTATTGGGAAATTAAACCCGAACAACTCAATAAAAACTTTTTGGCGACAGTGACATTAGAATCTGGGATTGGGGAAAGTGGGATTTATAGTGGCTTACCCTTAGCAGATTTTCTCTTTTATTTTCGACAAGTTAAGAATAATTTGCATTTTGTCGCGCGCAATGTGAAATTCCGTGCCGACTATGGTACACCAGAACAGCGATCGCTAGATCGTTCCTTCAGCGATTCGGTGCTCTATTCCCTACCCATAGAGAACATTGATTCACACAGTAAGAATATTTTAGTTAATTTAGATTATCTGCTGATGCAAGATTTTCCCGGATTAACTGCTTTATTAAAATATTCTTTGCAGGCTGATTATCACCTGGAGCAAAGTAAATCTTACTTTAATAGCGTCAACAGTTTCCCAGATAATTTAGAAATTGATACAGTTTATGGTTTTACTGCACCAGAAGGGGCAAATTTAGTTACATTAGCAGATAGCAGAGCACTCAGCCTAAAAGTGCATTATAGTTTTTCCCAACTACCAGAAGGAAACGGTTATATTCCCAGACTAGCTGATGATCGAGTCGGATATTTTATTACGACATTTCAAAATTTATCTCAAAATCAAACCGCCGAACCATTTGTCAGATATATTAATCGTTGGCATCTGGAACCATCAGATCCAAATGCACCCTTATCGTCACCAAAAAAACCAATCGTATTTTGGATTGAGAACGCAGTACCTTTCGAGTACCGCGACGCCATTCGTGAAGGTGTGCTGATGTGGAATCAAGCATTTGCCAAAGCTGGATTTGAAAATGCTTTAGAAGTCAGACAAATGCCAGATGATGCTGATTGGCATCCTGCAGATGTACGCTATAATACCATCCGCTGGTTTAATTCTCTAGATGCTGGTTTTGCCATCGGCCCCACACGCGTCAATCCTTTGACTGGGGAAATACTAGATGCAGATGTGCTTGTGGATGCTAATATGGTGCGATCAATTCAGCGAGGATATCGTACTTATGTCGCGTCTAAGGTAAGCAAACCAGGATTTGAGCAAAAATTTGAAAATAGCGGTATTGCTTCCACCTCAGATTGTATTCATGGAGATGTATCTGGGGCTATAAACTCTAGATTATCAACTTTGCCAAAAGATTCTGAGCTTTGCTACGGTATGGAATCTGCTAACCAAGCAGCCATAGGAGCATTGGGGTTGTCGCTTTTACAAAATACTACACCCGATGATGAAGCGATGAAGGCGTATGTACATCAATATTTACGCTCTCTAATTGCTCATGAAGTTGGACACACTCTCGGTTTGCGCCATAACTTTCATGGCAGCACGATGTTAACACCCCAAGAATTGAATAATCAAAAAATTACTCACGCCAAAGGTTTAACGGGTTCGATAATGGATTATCTACCCGTAAATATTGCACCCCAGGGAGTAGAACAAGGTGAATATTTCCCAAGCGTGATTGGGCCTTATGATGAATGGGCAATTGAGTATGGTTATAAAAGAAATCCTCAAGCCGGAATTGCAGAAATTATCCCCGAAGCCGAAAAAAGCTTTTTGGAACAGATTGCTCTAGCATCGCCACAACCAGAATTATCTTACGCCACAGATGAGGATATTTGGGATATTAATCCCCTCGCAAATATTTGGGATATGAGCAGCGATGTGCTAGTTTATTCTCAATGGCAAATGGATAATGCTCGTGTCATGTGGCAACGCTTGGACAAAGCTTATCTCGCACCTGGAGAAAGCTATAGTAATCTGCGGGTTTTATTTAATCGAGTGTTGCAATACTATTTTCGTAACGCCGCTTTAGTATCTAAATATATTGGCGGACAATCTTTCCGACGTCTTCATGGTGGTGATGATACTTCTTGGGCGTTTGTCCCAGTTCCCTTGGCAAAACAACGCCAAGCATTGATAAATTTGCAAGAGTATGTGTTTGATGAGGGTGCGTTTAATTTTCCACCACAATTGCTCAATCAGTTAGCACCGTCACGATGGCAGCATTGGGGTAGCCCAATTTTAAACACCCGTCTTGATTATCCCATACATGATCGCATTTTAAAATTTCAAAGTACCATATTGCGATCGCTCTTAGATAGCGATCGTCTAAATCGGTTACAAGACCTAGAATTAAAAACAGCACCAGGACAAGCACTTTCCATCCCCGAACTCTTCGACACCTTACAAACAGGTATTTGGCGAGAAGTTCTCGCACCAGGAGAACCAAAACCCATTTCCAGCATTCGGCGTTCATTACAACGAGAACATTTGAATATTTTGTTAGAAATGGTGTTGGGTAATCATGACGTAGCACCAGACGGACAGACAATAGCTTGGTATGAATTGCGCCAACTGCAAATTGCTATTGAGATGCGGTTGAAACAACTGGGTAAAAACCTCGACACCTACACATTAGCTCATTTACAAATTGCCGGCGACCGGATTACCAAAGCATTAAATGCACAGTTAGTGTCTAAGTAA
- the ligA gene encoding NAD-dependent DNA ligase LigA: MIQIQPEVKRIEELRQLLQQASYAYYVLDTPIMEDAVYDQLYRELHQLEIQHPESIAPDSPTQRIGEKPATQFTSIRHNIPLYSLENAFNVDDLQTWDQRWRRQLPKIESVEYVSELKIDGSAIALTYQNGILVRGATRGDGVTGEDITPNIRTIRSIPLRLNFDGLEILEKVEVRGEAFLPLDVFKQINEERQKAGEQLFANPRNAAAGTLRQLDSRIVARRRLDFFAYTLHISDRDDASIANTQWEALELLRKMGFKVDLNHKLCKSLSDVAQYYQHWDTQRLNLPYMTDGVVVKLNSFKLQEQLGFTQKFPRWAVALKYAAEEAPTRVENIAVNVGRTGALTPLAEMRPVQLAGTTVSRATLHNSDRIVQLDIRIGDTVIVRKAGEIIPEVVRVLKELRPDDTQPFIMPTHCPVCGQPVVREIGEAVTRCVNASCAAILKGALEHWVSRDALDIKGMGEKLVHQLVDKGLVHAVADLYDLTETQLCTLERMGQKSAQKLVDAIAQSKNQPWSRVLYALGIRHVGTVNAQLLSEKFPDVEKLAAAKQSEIAGIYGIGVEIAESVYQWFHISANQNLIARLQAANLQLASDTATIAVDNSPQLLAGKTFVVTGTLPTLKRDEAKALIQKAGGKVGESVSQKTDYLVVGEDAGSKLAKAQALGITQLTEAELLAMVEGE, encoded by the coding sequence ATGATCCAGATTCAGCCTGAAGTGAAGCGCATAGAAGAATTGCGCCAGTTGCTACAACAAGCAAGCTATGCTTATTACGTCCTTGATACACCAATCATGGAGGATGCAGTTTATGACCAGTTGTATCGAGAATTGCATCAACTAGAGATTCAACATCCAGAATCAATCGCGCCGGATAGTCCCACTCAACGGATAGGAGAGAAACCTGCAACTCAATTTACCTCGATACGGCATAACATCCCGTTGTATAGTTTAGAGAACGCTTTTAATGTTGATGATCTGCAAACATGGGATCAACGTTGGCGGCGACAACTACCGAAAATAGAGTCGGTAGAATATGTTTCTGAACTAAAAATAGATGGTTCGGCGATCGCTCTTACCTATCAAAATGGCATTCTAGTTAGAGGTGCTACTAGAGGTGATGGTGTGACGGGGGAAGATATTACCCCAAATATCCGCACAATTCGCTCAATTCCTCTCCGGTTAAATTTTGATGGGTTGGAAATTCTCGAAAAGGTGGAGGTACGAGGTGAGGCGTTTCTACCTTTAGATGTGTTTAAACAAATCAACGAAGAAAGACAAAAAGCTGGTGAACAGTTATTCGCTAACCCCCGCAATGCTGCTGCTGGTACTCTCAGACAATTAGATTCCCGAATTGTCGCTAGGCGTCGGTTAGATTTCTTTGCTTATACGTTACATATTTCTGATAGAGACGATGCTAGTATCGCCAACACCCAATGGGAAGCTTTGGAATTGCTGCGGAAAATGGGTTTTAAGGTTGACTTAAACCACAAGTTGTGCAAGTCGCTTTCAGATGTGGCTCAATACTATCAGCATTGGGATACCCAAAGGTTGAATTTACCGTATATGACTGATGGGGTGGTAGTCAAGCTCAATTCTTTTAAGCTGCAGGAACAACTGGGGTTCACGCAGAAATTCCCTCGCTGGGCTGTTGCTTTGAAATACGCAGCCGAAGAAGCGCCCACCCGTGTAGAGAATATTGCGGTGAATGTGGGAAGGACGGGAGCGTTAACACCGTTAGCAGAAATGCGTCCTGTGCAACTGGCAGGTACAACAGTCTCCCGTGCTACTTTACACAATAGCGATCGCATTGTGCAATTAGACATCCGCATCGGTGATACGGTGATTGTTCGCAAAGCCGGAGAAATCATTCCCGAAGTGGTGCGAGTACTCAAAGAACTCCGCCCCGATGATACTCAACCTTTTATCATGCCTACCCATTGTCCCGTTTGTGGTCAACCAGTGGTGCGGGAAATAGGCGAAGCCGTCACCCGTTGTGTTAATGCTTCCTGTGCCGCTATTCTCAAAGGAGCGCTGGAACATTGGGTGAGTCGTGATGCTTTAGATATTAAAGGTATGGGCGAAAAGTTAGTACATCAACTTGTGGATAAAGGTTTGGTACATGCTGTAGCTGATTTATATGACTTGACAGAAACACAGTTATGTACACTCGAAAGAATGGGGCAAAAGTCAGCACAGAAATTAGTCGATGCGATCGCTCAATCTAAAAACCAACCTTGGTCACGGGTGTTGTATGCTTTAGGCATCCGTCATGTAGGCACTGTCAATGCTCAGTTGTTGAGTGAGAAATTTCCTGATGTGGAAAAATTAGCTGCAGCCAAGCAATCGGAAATTGCGGGTATTTACGGTATTGGTGTCGAAATCGCCGAATCTGTCTACCAGTGGTTCCACATCAGCGCTAATCAAAATTTGATTGCGCGCCTCCAAGCAGCAAATTTGCAATTAGCATCTGATACAGCAACTATCGCAGTTGACAATAGTCCTCAACTATTAGCAGGTAAAACTTTTGTCGTTACCGGCACCTTACCCACCTTAAAGCGAGACGAAGCCAAAGCTTTGATTCAAAAAGCCGGTGGTAAGGTAGGGGAATCAGTGAGTCAAAAAACGGATTATTTGGTCGTCGGTGAAGATGCTGGCTCTAAATTAGCTAAAGCTCAAGCCTTGGGAATTACTCAGTTAACTGAAGCTGAGTTGTTAGCGATGGTGGAGGGTGAGTAG
- a CDS encoding histidine triad nucleotide-binding protein, whose product MSETTETIFSKIIRREIPADVVYEDDLALAFKDINPQAPVHILVIPKQPIPKLADAQSQDHQLLGHLLLTVKLVAQQAGLDNGYRVVINTGADGGQTVDHLHLHILGGRSLTWPPG is encoded by the coding sequence ATGAGTGAAACCACAGAGACAATTTTTAGCAAAATTATTCGCCGGGAAATTCCCGCTGATGTTGTTTATGAGGATGATTTAGCCCTGGCTTTCAAAGATATCAATCCCCAAGCCCCGGTTCACATTCTGGTGATTCCTAAACAGCCTATTCCTAAATTGGCTGATGCACAATCCCAAGATCATCAACTTTTAGGACATCTGTTATTAACAGTCAAGCTTGTTGCTCAACAAGCTGGCTTAGACAATGGTTATCGCGTCGTCATCAACACTGGTGCTGATGGTGGACAAACTGTTGACCATCTACATTTGCATATTCTGGGTGGACGTTCTCTGACTTGGCCTCCCGGTTGA
- a CDS encoding YifB family Mg chelatase-like AAA ATPase, with amino-acid sequence MLARVWSASIVGIDAVKVGVEVDVSGGLPGTVLLGLPDSAVQESKERVKATLKNAGFAFPMRKIVINLTPADLRKEGPSFDLPISVGILAASEQVSAELLGDYLFLGEVSLDGSLRPVAGVLPIAATAQTMGITGLVVPVANAQEAALVKGLAVYGCQNLWEVADFLNHPENYQPVKIENSLETTAEKLLNCDRADLRDVKGQAHGRRALEIAASGGHNLIFVGPPGSGKTMLARRLPGILPPLEFAEALEVTQIHSVAGLLKNHGCLIRDRPFRSPHHSASGPSLVGGGSFPRPGEISLSHRGILFLDELTEFKRDVLEFLRQPLEDGYVTISRTKQSVMFPAQFTLVASTNPCPCGFYGDTIQPCTCSPRQREHYWAKLSGPLMDRIDLQVAVNRLKPEEITQQPTGEASISVLARVQKARSRALTRFENEANLRCNAQMQSRHLQKWCQLDYTSRSLLETAIKKLGLSARASDRILKVARTIADLAGDDDLQPQHVAEAIQYRTIDRMQ; translated from the coding sequence ATGTTAGCTAGAGTTTGGAGTGCATCAATTGTCGGTATCGATGCGGTGAAAGTGGGTGTAGAAGTCGATGTCTCTGGAGGATTACCGGGAACTGTGCTGCTAGGACTTCCAGATAGCGCGGTACAGGAATCAAAAGAAAGGGTAAAAGCAACTCTGAAGAATGCAGGTTTTGCTTTTCCGATGCGGAAAATTGTGATTAATCTCACGCCGGCTGATTTGCGTAAAGAAGGGCCGAGTTTTGATTTACCTATCAGTGTAGGCATTTTAGCGGCTTCTGAACAAGTTAGCGCTGAGTTGTTAGGTGATTATTTATTCTTAGGAGAAGTCTCTTTAGATGGTAGTTTACGCCCTGTGGCGGGGGTTTTACCAATTGCAGCAACAGCACAAACAATGGGAATTACGGGTTTAGTTGTACCCGTTGCTAACGCTCAAGAAGCAGCATTAGTCAAGGGATTAGCTGTTTATGGTTGTCAAAATTTGTGGGAAGTAGCTGATTTTTTAAATCATCCAGAAAATTATCAACCTGTGAAAATTGAAAATTCTTTAGAGACAACAGCCGAAAAATTGTTAAACTGCGATCGCGCAGATTTGCGGGATGTTAAAGGACAAGCTCATGGTCGCCGAGCGCTAGAGATTGCTGCATCTGGAGGACACAATTTAATTTTTGTGGGTCCCCCAGGAAGTGGAAAAACTATGCTAGCACGGCGTTTGCCAGGAATTTTACCACCCTTGGAATTTGCGGAGGCGTTAGAGGTAACTCAGATTCATTCGGTGGCTGGTTTATTAAAAAATCATGGTTGTTTAATTCGCGATCGCCCTTTTCGCAGTCCCCACCATTCAGCTTCTGGCCCTTCTCTTGTGGGTGGTGGTAGTTTCCCCCGTCCTGGGGAAATTTCTCTCTCTCACCGAGGAATACTTTTTTTAGATGAACTCACAGAATTTAAGCGGGATGTTTTAGAATTTCTGCGTCAACCTTTAGAAGATGGTTATGTGACAATTTCCCGCACCAAACAATCTGTGATGTTTCCAGCACAGTTTACATTAGTAGCGAGTACTAATCCTTGTCCTTGCGGTTTCTACGGCGATACCATACAGCCGTGTACTTGTTCTCCTCGTCAACGTGAACATTATTGGGCGAAGCTTTCCGGCCCGCTAATGGATCGAATTGATTTACAAGTAGCGGTGAATCGTTTAAAACCTGAAGAAATTACCCAACAACCCACCGGAGAAGCATCAATCTCAGTGCTAGCGCGAGTGCAAAAAGCCCGCTCGCGCGCCCTTACCCGCTTTGAAAATGAAGCAAATCTCCGTTGCAATGCCCAAATGCAAAGCCGTCATCTGCAAAAATGGTGTCAGTTAGATTATACCAGTCGCAGTTTATTAGAAACAGCCATCAAAAAATTAGGTTTATCAGCCAGAGCCAGCGATCGCATCCTCAAAGTAGCACGAACCATCGCAGATTTAGCAGGTGATGATGATTTACAGCCTCAGCATGTAGCAGAAGCGATTCAATATCGGACGATAGATAGGATGCAATGA
- a CDS encoding glycerophosphodiester phosphodiesterase — MTRTGQNTAPIIIAHRGASGYRPEHTLAAYELAIDLGADYIEPDLVITKDGVLVARHENEISQTTDIATHREFAHRRTTKIIDGEVKNGWFTEDFTLAELKTLKAKERIPQVRSHNTVYDGLWEIPTLSEIIDLAQRKDVGIYPETKHPSYFQSVGLALETPLLAILSANNYQGTQAPVYIQSFEVSNLQYLSTKTVLPLVQLLNDSGQPYDFVISGDARTYADLTTASGLAEIAEYAQVIGVNKNLLINKDSRGKLRSPTSLVNDAHAAGLLVHAWTFRNEDFFLATDFQGNPAGEYELFFSLGVDGVFSDFPDTARMGKSHQSPIT; from the coding sequence ATGACTAGAACTGGGCAAAATACAGCGCCAATTATTATCGCCCATCGGGGTGCAAGTGGTTATCGTCCAGAACACACTTTAGCTGCTTATGAATTAGCTATTGATTTAGGGGCTGACTATATTGAACCAGATTTAGTGATAACTAAGGATGGTGTTTTAGTTGCTCGTCATGAAAATGAGATTTCCCAAACTACGGATATTGCGACTCATAGAGAATTTGCTCATCGTCGTACTACTAAAATTATTGATGGTGAAGTTAAAAACGGTTGGTTTACTGAAGATTTTACTTTAGCAGAGTTGAAAACCCTCAAGGCGAAAGAGCGAATTCCCCAAGTGCGATCGCACAACACAGTCTATGATGGATTGTGGGAAATCCCGACGCTATCAGAAATTATCGATTTAGCTCAACGCAAAGACGTCGGTATCTATCCAGAAACTAAGCATCCCAGTTACTTTCAATCTGTTGGTTTAGCCTTAGAAACACCTCTGTTAGCAATTTTGTCAGCTAACAATTATCAAGGAACTCAAGCGCCTGTTTACATTCAATCTTTTGAAGTTAGCAATTTGCAATATTTATCGACAAAAACTGTTCTACCTTTGGTGCAATTGCTCAACGACAGCGGTCAGCCTTATGATTTTGTCATCAGCGGTGATGCTCGCACCTACGCAGACTTGACAACTGCATCAGGATTAGCAGAAATTGCTGAATATGCACAGGTGATTGGTGTAAATAAAAATCTGTTGATCAACAAAGATAGTCGTGGTAAATTGCGATCGCCTACATCTTTAGTTAACGATGCTCACGCTGCTGGTTTGCTCGTTCATGCTTGGACTTTCCGCAATGAGGATTTCTTTTTAGCTACAGATTTTCAAGGAAATCCCGCAGGCGAATATGAATTGTTTTTCAGCTTAGGTGTTGATGGCGTATTTAGTGATTTTCCCGATACAGCGAGAATGGGGAAGAGTCACCAATCACCAATTACTTAG
- a CDS encoding GNAT family N-acetyltransferase, producing MTRQFEYHTLADAEEATKLTTLQEQCFVTAPGEEQVYINWIGQENFRILRQQQQLVGGLAILDMGQWWGGVRVPMSGIASVGIAPEYRGDGAAIALLQHTLKELHSQGVPISVLYPATQRLYRKAGYEQGGNYCFWEVSTDSIEVREQPLPLTPISPINHQDLNHPYSQQAKLIDGYLDRHSAIWQGILRTKNQEPIYGYLMGTAQQPQGYIIFTQERTENGPILSVRDWVMLTPTACQSFWSFLAKHRSQIERVCWKSGAIDSLTLLLPEQTAKVRYQKRWMLRVVDVVQALSARGYPLGIEAELHLEVQDDLLAANNGKFILSVANGRGEVTKGGKGELQLDIKGLATLYTGFFTPTQLQLMGKLATTTTALSAATQIFAGISPTMVDFF from the coding sequence ATGACACGGCAATTTGAATACCATACTCTGGCTGATGCAGAGGAAGCAACTAAGCTGACAACTCTGCAAGAGCAGTGTTTTGTCACCGCACCAGGTGAAGAACAAGTCTACATAAACTGGATTGGTCAAGAAAATTTCCGCATTCTGCGACAACAGCAGCAGCTTGTCGGTGGGTTAGCGATTTTAGACATGGGTCAGTGGTGGGGTGGTGTGCGTGTACCGATGTCGGGGATTGCTTCTGTGGGTATTGCTCCAGAATATCGCGGTGATGGCGCAGCGATCGCTCTTTTGCAACACACCCTCAAAGAATTGCACAGTCAAGGTGTCCCCATTTCCGTGCTTTATCCAGCCACTCAACGTCTCTACCGCAAAGCTGGGTATGAACAAGGGGGGAATTACTGCTTTTGGGAAGTTTCCACAGATAGTATTGAGGTCAGAGAGCAACCTCTACCGCTCACACCGATATCGCCAATTAATCATCAAGACTTGAATCACCCATACAGCCAACAAGCAAAACTGATCGATGGGTATTTAGACAGACATTCAGCGATTTGGCAAGGAATTCTCAGAACTAAAAATCAAGAACCAATTTATGGTTACTTGATGGGAACTGCACAACAACCCCAAGGTTACATTATTTTTACTCAAGAACGCACAGAAAATGGCCCAATCTTGTCGGTGAGAGATTGGGTAATGCTCACACCCACAGCTTGTCAAAGTTTCTGGTCATTTCTCGCTAAACATCGCTCTCAAATTGAGCGTGTGTGTTGGAAAAGTGGAGCCATTGATTCCCTGACGCTCCTGTTACCAGAGCAAACTGCTAAAGTCCGCTACCAGAAACGCTGGATGTTGCGAGTTGTGGATGTAGTTCAAGCTTTGTCAGCTAGAGGTTATCCATTGGGAATCGAAGCGGAACTACACCTAGAGGTGCAAGATGATTTGTTAGCGGCAAACAATGGTAAATTCATCTTGTCTGTTGCCAATGGGCGTGGTGAAGTCACAAAAGGAGGAAAGGGTGAGTTGCAGTTAGATATCAAAGGATTAGCAACACTGTACACAGGCTTTTTTACTCCCACCCAGTTGCAATTGATGGGAAAACTGGCGACAACAACAACAGCTTTATCAGCAGCTACACAAATATTTGCAGGTATTTCACCAACAATGGTGGATTTCTTTTAA
- a CDS encoding DMT family transporter → MHQSSGRWRLGLVLSLLTVFLWGILPIALKVALQALDVYTVIWFRFLVSFGLLAIYLAARGQLPQLAQLRSSSGKLLAIATIFLGLNYLLFMQGLSLTSPANAEVIIQLSTLLLGFGGLVVFKEHYQPRQWLGVAVMVSGYVLFFHEQLTNLITGHDKYIFGSGLVMLGSLAWAIYALAQKQLLQSLSSAHIMLVIYGGCAFLFTPFASHQTVFTLSNLHLGMLLFCALNTLIAYGAFAESLEHWQASRVSAVIALTPIVTLISVATVSVVAPDLIPHEKMTLIGVVGAVLVVVGAMAIALEKNH, encoded by the coding sequence ATGCATCAAAGTTCTGGTCGCTGGCGATTAGGTCTAGTACTATCGCTGTTAACGGTCTTTTTATGGGGAATTCTACCGATCGCTTTAAAAGTAGCGCTACAAGCTCTGGATGTCTATACGGTGATTTGGTTTCGGTTTTTAGTGTCCTTTGGGTTGTTGGCTATTTATTTAGCAGCACGGGGACAGTTACCACAATTAGCACAGTTGCGTTCTAGTTCGGGAAAGTTGTTAGCGATCGCTACTATTTTTTTGGGACTGAATTACTTGCTATTTATGCAAGGTTTATCGCTCACATCACCTGCGAATGCTGAGGTAATTATTCAACTATCTACTCTGTTGTTAGGTTTTGGGGGATTGGTTGTTTTTAAAGAACATTATCAACCGCGTCAATGGCTTGGTGTTGCTGTCATGGTTAGCGGTTATGTTTTGTTTTTTCATGAACAATTAACAAATTTAATAACAGGGCATGACAAATATATTTTTGGCAGTGGTTTAGTGATGTTAGGATCACTCGCTTGGGCTATTTACGCACTGGCGCAAAAGCAGTTACTGCAATCTTTATCTTCTGCTCATATTATGCTGGTGATTTATGGTGGTTGTGCATTTTTATTCACACCTTTTGCTAGCCATCAAACAGTTTTTACACTCAGTAATCTGCATTTGGGAATGTTATTGTTTTGTGCTCTCAATACTCTAATTGCTTACGGTGCTTTTGCGGAATCATTAGAACATTGGCAAGCTTCTAGAGTCAGTGCAGTTATTGCTTTGACTCCTATTGTTACCTTGATTTCAGTTGCTACCGTATCCGTGGTTGCACCTGATCTGATTCCACACGAAAAAATGACATTAATCGGTGTCGTTGGTGCTGTTTTGGTTGTAGTTGGTGCCATGGCGATCGCCTTAGAAAAAAATCACTAA